The DNA region aaacaaaccgggaactatattctcaggcggaagaatatagtacttgggcggagtgatatgctcgcagcaagcctgtctgagaatatagttcccggtttgtttactgttagaagatggctgtgtctcattttacgctgttttttgtatacgctgtgactctacaaatcacaacatgtaaataggaacatgttggcgttattttgtcacttttgtcacaattgggagcagtaggctagttggaaccagttacctgcaggatctgtgctaggctaagctaatgctggagccgtcagacagcgttacagcacgcacggagatgagaagggtatgtatcaacttgtcttactctgggggttacggtgtgaataagctaaattcccaataagtcggcgtgttcctttaaccccccaatgtagcacaatcaaatttatattttacaattactgttttccatcagatcgtttatagagcTTGACGTTTCCGACAGCACCtaaaggcagcttcatttcacagagaaagagagaaagaaaatagacAAGCGACaatgcttgtgtttttttttttttttaccctcacagtgttttaaaactttcttgtggcagcaatagatgtacgggactctcacactgCCTCAAAACCGACTGACAAGTCTGATTGcaggttacatgattggccaccgcagcgtgacgttGGGTTGCGTTTCTCAAAAAGTTGACTCGGTCTCAACTTTTGCCGCAGTCtgctacgttttttttttctagctcCCCCCTGTGGCACCCCCCGCCGCAGCCTGAACACACTACCTCTATTCAAAATGAACGGAAAGACATGCGTTTTTGCCGTACCATTCGACGGCAGACACCGTGTGAATGCAGcttaaaggataaataaaatatagccTAGACATGGTTCTTGTATCATTATCTTTAATAACACAGGTCTAGTGGCCTGACATTAGGTAATCATTACAATGGAATAATATGAACTAAtccatattttaaagattttgaaTGCCACCCGCTGTTAACCAATTTACTCCTTCATGTGCAGTGTGTGTCAAATAACAGTAACAAGTCGGAAAACCATTATATTTAACAGCATGGGGGTACTCTAGCTAGGTCAGCCATTTTTAGCAATTTACCCGTTGTAGCAACATGTCCACAAATAGAAGATGGACAATAGACTATAGTGTGTATCATACACACAGTGTAGAAAGTGCTCATAAACAATACAGCTTTCACTGTTGATGCtcagagcagccatgttggattgtCACGCCAGGGTTCACGACGTGTTCCCGACTTTCCGATTGGGGATATTAATTAGACTTCAGGGGGCATTCCACTTGATATTTTTCCGACTGGGAACTCGGAAATTCTGATTTCCCAATTCAACTGTAACATGTCGGGCATTGCCAAGATGGCAACAGCCACGCCACCAGGAGCCgtccatttacagtatatagacggtatgacaaaaataatgtttattttttaacattagctaaagcatgtaaacatgttctagtagaaacacaaaatacaagtactagcctgaaaatgagcatgacaTGTCTCCTTTAATGTACactaaaataatgtaaaataatcCCAAATTAGTCttacaaatattaaataattttcTTGCCCTTCCTCATAGTTGTCTGCATTCCATTTAACATAAGATAATGTTCCTGCTGAGAGAAAAATGATGAAGTTAAAACTTGCTAAAAGTTTAGGGGGAGGAGATATCAAAAACTGGCTATAGTCACATGATTGTAGATAtgtaaataaaagcagttgGTTGTAAACCGGGTTTCGACTATTGAGCTATGCTCGTTGTGGTTTCTTACCAGCAGTGTCCACCTCGACAAAAACTCAAACTTTTTGGAGTTAATGACTTAAATTCTCCTAACCTACCTAACCCTACGTAACCGTTCTACCTGTAAACAGTCTCGAGCCGGTGTATGGACGAGGACTACAAACGGAGTAGGACATCAGATCAACCGGACTTTAGACCCTGAAACATGTCAATGAGTTAAAAagtagttttgtgtgtgtgtgtgtgtgtgtgtgtgtgtgtgtgtgtgtgtgtgtgtgtgtgtgtgtgtgtgtgtgtgtgtgtgtgtgtgtgtgtgtgtgtgtgtgttgaaacgCCTGTAACGTTAACTACAGTAGGCTACCCCGCTCTAGCTTTCTCCAGCGGTAAGCGGTCGATGGATTTCCGAAACCTTTGCAATTTTGACACTTTTAAGCAAGTGTGGAATCACTACGGTTATCATGAGGAGAACTTCCCAGAAGTGATTAAGCGGGAGTTCACACGGATTAAAGGTACAGTAATGGTTGTTGTTCAGTCATGAGCAGTAGTGACAGCCATAGGCGTCGCTCGCTTACCTCTTACATGGCTGCTCTTTTTGATTGTAAACAGGAACAACATATCTGGATCATGCAGCAACTACTCTGTACCCAGAGTCTCTGGTCAGGGACTACTTCCAGGACCTTTCAAGAAACGTGTACGGTGAGAGAATTCGCATAAAAACATGAAGtgttcatttattatttatttagtcaTACAACTCAAAACATTTAAGTATTGTTATATGCCCCCAATAGGAAACCCACACAGCCATAACCCCAGCAGCAGATTGACACATGACACAGTGGAGAGGGTCAGATACAGGTAAAGTCTATTCATGCCCAAAGAAGCATTTATAATAGGCCCCTATGACTCCATTGAATAGTACTCCGCTGGTTCAAATGAGtaaaaaacagaacattttcttACAGGGTATTGCAGCATTTTAACACCACCCCTGAGGAGTACTCTGTGATTTTCACTGCTGGTTGTACATCCGCACTCAAATTAGTGGCTGAGAGCTTTCCCTGGAGGCCACAGACTGAGAGCAAAGCGGGGAGTCATTTCTGCTACCTCACTGACAGCCATACCTCTGTAGTTGGCATGAGAGGACTGACTTCTGGCCTGGGGGTAGTTGCCTTGCCTGTCTCCCCACGGGAAGTGGAAAACAAAGCAAAGGATGGGGCTCAAGGTGAAGATGTTATTTGCCAGACGCCGCACCTGTTCTGCTACCCAGCACAGAGCAACTTCTCTGGGAGGAAGTATCCCCTTAGCCATGTGAATGGCATCCAGGCGAGACACCTTTACCCAGCATGTGACCACCAAGGCCACTGGTTTGTGCTGCTTGATGCAGCCTCTCATGTCAGCTGTTCCCCTCTAAACCTACAGGAGTGCCCTGCTGATTTCATTCCCATCTCATTCTATAAGATGTTTGGCTTCCCCACAGGTCTGGGGGCCCTTCTTGTCCGTAACGACGCAGCAGGCATGCTAAAAAAGACTTATTTTGGAGGAGGCACAGCAGCAGCTTACCTTTCTGGAGAAGATTATTATGTGCAGGCAGCAAACATTTCTGACAGGTAAAGTACTATGCAAGCCTGCCACATCCTTGATCTTCACTAAAAAGCTCACAGTTGTTCCATATCTGCTGCATCCTTATTCTAAAatcaatgttttctttctccctGGTAAAGATTTGAAGATGGGACTGTGTCTTTTTTGGACATCATTGCTGTAAATCATGGTTTTGACGCTCTTTACAGGATCACAGGTGCTATTACAGAGCATGTTGTTTCATGAAAAAACAGCACTAATTTAATAACAGAATCATAATATATATGCAGTTCTATACATATGATCTGCTAACATCAACTGAATCCCTATCTTCATCCCTTTTTGACTTCAGGGGGCATGCACAACATTCAGCAGCACACGTTTGGCTTGGCACGCTACACTTACATGCTGCTGTCAAGTCTTTGCCATGGCAACGGGCTACCAGCTGCTCAGATATACTCCGAAGGCCAGTTTGAGAGTCCAATCACACAGGGCGCAATCCTAAACTTCAATCTCAAGGATTGTTATGGACAGATAATTGGGTATTCTCAGGTGCATTCAATAATTTTATcaaattatataatatttattttatttctttttcggTTTACAGTTTTATTACTGCATGTGTATGAGTAGGCAGCGCTGGTGAATAGCAAATTCCTCCGTTGCCCTCAGGTGGACAGAATGGCCAGTTTGTACAATATCCATTTGCGCACAGGTTGCTTCTGCAACACCGGGGCCTGTCAGTCCTTCCTCGGGATCACCAATCAGCAGATGAGGAGAAACCTGCAGGTGAGAGATcaaagaatagaaaaaaaaagtcattctgTTAAGGGAATGTGTAGGTGGAATAAAACATTCTCTTTTACTCTCCAAGGCTGGCCACGTCTGCGGAGACGGCATCGACCTGGTGGATGGCCAGCCGACCGGATCTGTACGCGTGTCCTTTGGCTACATGTCGACATTTGAAGACTGTCAAAAGTTCCTGAACTTTGTTGTTGAGTGCTTTGTAGAGAAACCAGTCACAGTGGACCAAGTGAGAATAGAGAAGCTAAAAACAGCCACAGCAGCATCCCAGGACGTAAATGAATATCCAATCAAAATCCCTAATGGAGAAATATGTAAAGTAGATGAGAAGGAGAGCCCTACAGAAGCATTACTGAGGGGATTTGGACACAGAGACTCAAACAGCCATGAGGAAGCTTATACTCTAACCAACATCTACATATATCCCATCAAATCATGTGGAGCCTATGAGGTTTGAGGataacccaaccatttattttctttcatatttCTTTTCTGGCCCTGTCTGTCcgatttctttctctgtctctgctttGAATTGACTCTCTGCTGTTCTTTATGCAGGTCAACGACTGGCCGGTGGGACCACTGGGTTTACTGTATGACAGAAGCTGGATGGTGGTGAATGGAAACGGCGTGTGTCTGAGTCAGAAGAGAGAGCCGCGTTTATGTCTCATTCACCCACAAGTCCACCTGCCCTCAAACAAATTGCTCCTGCAGGCATCAGGTCAGACAGTCCGTCAGCGGCTCACTAAAAATAATCACAGTGCTTAACTTAACCGAAAGAAATTTCAATCAGTCGGATGTTCTGCTATGAATTGTCTTTGTCAGaggatttatatattttgttcccACTGCCCTGCAGGGATAGATAGCATTTCGGTTCCCCTGGAAAACAACACTCAAATGCACACGAGCTATCGGGTGTGTCAGAGTAAAGTTTGTGGTGACAGGTGAGATGGCAATGTAAAAACATCTGaaagcagcagctgcaggaaaTACTGTGACACATATCATTTTTTCCATATTTTTCACTCATGTCAGTCAGTGCATTCTCTCGCTGACATGAGTGATTCTTTTCCTGCTCTCATTTTCAAATGAAATTCCAGTTATTTACCACTTTtaatggaaaaaacaaacaatcaagCACGAGATGATATTAATCTCCTCAGATACCCGCATGACAAGTCACAAGTAAAGAAAAAGCTATTCATCCACTGATTCTTGGATTAGATGTTGCACAAAAGCAGCATCAAACTCTGTAGATTTCCCTCGGGGCCCTCCAAAACATAATCCTCCTCCTTCCCCCAGGGTGGAGACTGTCGACTGTGGGGATGAGGCTGCATCGTGGCTTTCAAACTTCCTTGGACAGCCATGCCGCCTGATAAGACAAAGTCCTGATTTCACCCGAGACATGAAGAAGAGGCCTAGTGGAGGAACCGAAACAAGTATTTTACCTGTTCTGCTTGGCTCTAATTTATCTGTAATACTGTGCATGAGCAATCCGTGGTCCCATATCCTGCTAATACTACCTGGTTGTGGCTGTGACCTTGCATTTCTTATGCTAGTCACTTGGAATTTAGGAATTTCATATTTTTCTGTTACTATACTTACTGTTTAAAAGCATTCAATTTACTACGTAAAACAATGTATACACAAACCatcaaggcaaattccttgtaagtgtaATTACTTTGGCAATAAACCTGATTCTGAAAATGTGACATTCAGACTGAGTTTGggcaatataataatatatattctaTTTATTATTCAGATGAAAACATTTGGAACATATGACGGGTGATGTCTATGAAGGGGTACTTGAAGGCACTGATTAGAACCATCAGACAATTTGTAAAACGAGATTTTTGATATACCTAGGTTGGTAGCTATTGGTACTTCATCAGTTTTATACATCTTGTGCAGTTTTTGTGTTCTGGTTAGTAGTGCTCAGCCTGTAAAAGAGCTCTGTCAAGTTTGGGAATATTACTGATGTCGGGTGTCTAAGCTTGGGCTTTGAGACAAATGTGTTGCAATTTGGCAAtgaggaatttgaaagacatggGTATTTACCAGCCAGGGAGGATCTAACAAAGAGATAgtattgagttgcattatggaaaGTTAGGGCTTCAGTTTAGGATATCTCAGCTTGTGCTGCACAGATTTCgaccagttttcttttttttttctttcttttttttttttaaatatcctgacttttagtttCTGGATAGAGTTGAGCTCCAAAATAATGGATCCTACCTTTCTCATAATGCTACtgataatttgtttttatttgacgCTACATGACTGGTAAATGCCCATGTCTTTCATCATTTGCAATGAAGGCTTTCtgttaaatatttgtttgtatttgacTCCAAACCTAAACTGAggtaaccctgatgacatcatcaagaTGTTTAGAAAGctccctccagagccacagaagacattatgCAACTATTTTCCCAGTGTGAGTAGTACAGAAAACTGACTCTTATGTGTAAAATCAGTAAAGTTCCtctttaaaggagaactccgggcaatttttacgttaatcttgatatAAATGCTATAAATATGTGAGTACAGTCGATACTCGACCAACAGAATCGGtcctagcaaactggagttaCTGCAGCTAATGCCCATAGCTCCCAGTTAGCTACAACGGCAGTTTTGAAGgtataagataaagagtgcctttgtgcctcttaacagacacaaaatgcaattaaaatgaacAGGGctcttacgtgacaacaagatgcattttcaaCTCCGACTTCCTGCCGCTAGCTcgccctgctagctgctagctccTGTCCgagagtgtgttcagccaggcttctgCAATAATGATCACAcagcagttccgtgtgtatttgtagctcatCTATTGTGTGTGACATCGATCtggcgttggtgagtaggagtcttGGCAGTGGCGATCTGtttggtagtttccttagccgggctagcaggcccgACCGGCCTCCACGCTTCAGCTTCCTCCCTGCCTTCCTCGCCTGCCgcggccgacaacaatccaacgagcacccgctggtctggtggatgtcctccagaggacaggtcatgcctTTGCGGTGAAAAATTGTAGTTTATttcccctcaaaaataggtcattgagcactgtagtggttatggcCATATCAGTGaccatgtaactacatggaaacgggccaAATTATGTCTGTGCCTTGTATAGTAATAGCGTTATAGAAGGCTAGCAGTGCGAGCTACAGCTAGCTTTCAGTCACGCtgttactgtgcaagccacagacataaTTTATCCTGTTTCcttgtagttacatagtcactgatatggtcattttAGCCgttttagctaactgggagctaTGGGCATTAGCTgtagcaactccagtttgctaggaCCGATTCTGttcgttttttttgctatcgactGTACTCAtatatttatagcgatcaagattaacgtaaaaattgcccggagttctcctttaatatCTATAACTATATTTGTCAGCTTTTGCATCAATGAGCCGCGCAGCTTTATAGCATTATTGGATTCACAGGTTGTTTGCATAAATATGATGAATTATCTTCGTTGTTCAGGTCTTTCATTCACTGGGTGAGTCCATTCTCATCTCGCTATTTTATCTATTAACAGATTCTTAATTAAATTTCTAGAATAATTACTATATCATGATATATGTTGCCATTTTACAAAACAATCTTATCACGAGGTCCATTAattagctgttctggagcttttgatcATATCACACAATCTTTCTCCGCAGATGGAGTCTGCCTGGTTGTTATTGAATTGTAGATGTTCTAATTTACATTTTTGGAGCATTTCAAGGACTCGTTGGCTTAAAAATTGAGATTGATATTGCTGTATGAAATTACCTACTCAGTGATAGATTTTATCGCCCACCCTTAATTCACGTTTGTTGAATTGTCAGTGCACAATTTGATTAATGTTGACAAATTTACTCAAGTCACACATTTGTCACCCTCTGTATTACAGCAGAACTTCAGTTTTCAGTCTCTGCGAGGATGCCGGCTGCACAAACCAGAGATCTGAATGTTTTCCTCAAATTGAACAAATCACTGGGGTAATATATAATATCTTTCCCTTCTAGCCGCCACCTCAACGTCCCTCTCCCTGGTAAATGAAGCTCAGTATCTCATGATCAACCGTGCCAGTGTGGAGCTCATTCAGAAACTAATGAGCAGCAGGTTAGAACGCATGTGGTGTTATTCAAAATACACAATGCTCTAGTGAAAAACATCAGGATGTGTCGACGCCTTTACATTTACATCACAGTGGATCATTTACGTAGCGCTGCAAAAAAATAACCTGCAATTTCCACATCCCCTTTCTCAGGCAGGACGATTCGGAGGGCGATCAGCTCCTTGACACACAGAATATCATTAGCCGCTTCCGAGCCAATTTAGTCATCGCTGGAGTAGAACCGTTTGAGGAGGATAATTGGCCACACTTGATTATTGGCAACACTCCATTCGTGGTGAGCTGACACTTAGAGATATGTGATGAAATCTTCAAATGCATTAAAAGCGGATTTCTCAGAAATGAATGTCCTCCCTTTGTGATTTACCCAAAGTTTGCAGGTCAATGTGGAAGGTGCCAGATGATTGGAGTAGACCAGGAGACTGGGACCAAAACAAAAGAGCCGCTAATGTCTCTGGCGGCCTACCGCAATGGGAAGGTCAGTCAAAAACAATTACTGCTTGTTCATGTAGATCAGGGATACTCAACTTGCTTTGCCCAGGGGCCACATTGGCAAAATTGACACGAGGCCAGGGAccaattaataaacaaacacagtCATTATTTTCAAATTAACTGACGTAACTTATTAACTAAATTAACACAAGGATTGACACAATGTCTATACCAGATAAATAACATATTTTACTGCATTTAATAGCTGCAACTACTTCACTAGTTGTAAATGCTTTGATTACATTTGAAAGACTTTATACAACATTAAACAACCTCTTCCATCATGCAATCCTTCCCCCTGGCACTTTTCTTTTGATGGACaagttctatttttttttttttttttttttttttttaatgcactcTTGCACCTTATTTACATTGatagtacaacaaaaaacaacaaaaatcccAGCAGAATCCATGCatcatgtgcatgtgcatgaaaagaaaaatcacttTGCCTCTAATTTGGTACATTTTTAGGTCACTTTTGGTGTGTACCTGACCCATCAGCTACCAGAAGGCTCCACTAAAGCCAGTGTCCTCTCTGCTGGTTCCCTGATACAGCCAGAGCCACACCGTTCTTGAAGTAGTCATCTGCATCATCCTCTTTATTTTGCTGACGTCTTTAGCCCAAAGACGTAATTTCTGCGCTGCACATCCTAAAGATCACCTGTCAAACACTGTGGCGAGTTTCTATAGATTCTGCTCTTTAATTTGTCTGTGTGGCTTTTGTCCTCTCAAGTGTCCATTTCATACCCGGGCATTCAGATTTTATTCCATCCGAGTCTGTTTTGATGGGAAATGAATGAGACTTCTGGATTTATTTTACCGCCCAATGGTTACATTCTTAAAATGTGTGCAATGAAGTGTATTTAATTGCATGacaaaattataattttaaccaaaacattCCAGGCTTGATCCAATAATCGCTGCTCATGTTAACCTCCCCACAGTTCTTCCTCTGTTTATTCCCATGGAGGCTTATATTGCTATTTATTCCAAACACACCAGTGCTGTTACTGCTGCCACAAATCTATAACATATTGCTCCCTGTAATGGAAAGACCTAGAAGACACTCAGTGCTCAGTGTACGCTCTCAACGTGGTGCAGACTTGGAAATCAGATGGAacgccagaaaaaaaaagtaatatctTAGCCACCAGAAATAATGTGCTTAGAGTGACATGCTTGTACCAGGGGTTCCGCGGGGTCTTACAgagtctaaaatttcaaaatcaaactttttaggcctgaaaaagtcttaaattaacTGAAGTATTGTGTAACAGgtcttaatttttatttttatgtattctgtcgtcttgtagttctttctctagctagtccaaatataatttcgcTGTATTACAACTACAGACTtttattgcagccaatcagctttcgtgTTATTGGTGCGACCATGCAAGTATCTTTGGGATTGTACTACAGacataaaatggattttattcttcagctatgggggcttgaaaaaaacattatttggaaacattattttaaggttcaaaagaatctttggtgctgctttaaaaaatataaactaagaTCTGTAGTTTTACCAACTAAACTTGAGatgcttattattatttacatgcCTTCACCTCGTCTCACATTGACTACTGTAACGCACTTTTCTCCTCACTTCGTATGTCTGCTCTTGATCGTCTTCAGTTAATCCATAATGCTGACGCAAGACCGCTCACTAGGTCAAATAGACGATCTCACATTACCTCTGTTCTTAACTCTTTACTGGCTCCCTGTTGCATGTATTGAATGGATTCTGTTTGAAAATCTCACTCTTACATACAAGCTTTGCAAGGTCATATGTGGCTGAGCCACATATTGGTCAGCACACTTTCTTAAGGTCTAATGGGTTGGATTAACTGTCTAGCCCACGCACTTGCTTTATCACCCGTGGTTAAGCTTTTGAGTCTGTAGCACCTAAACTATGGAATGCTGTGCTTTCACCTATACGGTGTGCCGTTTCTGTGGAttcttttaaaaatcaaataaagaCATACCTGTTTGGACAGGCGTTTGGTGTATTATTATGtaatttgaattgtgtttttgttatgtattatattttctatgttttttatgtccctgtaaagcactttgtgattgtATCagtgaaaagcgctttataaataaaattcaccTACTTACTTCTCCACTGCAACTTATAGGCCATAGGATATGAATCACAGCATTTTCATACTCATCAAAGCCTTCATTTACTCTTGTTGTTCTGGCACAGCAGTCTGCATGAACCTTGCAAAAATGTTTACAGTTGTATAATGTAATTTGTGTAATCAAACATGTTTTAGTTGCATTGCATGAGTCTTTATATAATGACTGGAAACAGGCTGGTGAACTGATTGTGCTGTGTTTAAGGTGGCGTCATGTATTACATATGGTGTGCTCTACATATGTCAAGCAGTGCTACCTTAAAAAAATCCTAGGTACCTCCCCTTCCGCGCGATTAAACTGCACTTTGATCAAACTTTGTGTTAGCTGTTATGAACCAAGTGAAAGAAACGTAACTGGGCCAGAGGTTGGAATAAATATTAAAGTACATTAA from Perca flavescens isolate YP-PL-M2 chromosome 17, PFLA_1.0, whole genome shotgun sequence includes:
- the mocos gene encoding molybdenum cofactor sulfurase isoform X1, with protein sequence MDFRNLCNFDTFKQVWNHYGYHEENFPEVIKREFTRIKGTTYLDHAATTLYPESLVRDYFQDLSRNVYGNPHSHNPSSRLTHDTVERVRYRVLQHFNTTPEEYSVIFTAGCTSALKLVAESFPWRPQTESKAGSHFCYLTDSHTSVVGMRGLTSGLGVVALPVSPREVENKAKDGAQGEDVICQTPHLFCYPAQSNFSGRKYPLSHVNGIQARHLYPACDHQGHWFVLLDAASHVSCSPLNLQECPADFIPISFYKMFGFPTGLGALLVRNDAAGMLKKTYFGGGTAAAYLSGEDYYVQAANISDRFEDGTVSFLDIIAVNHGFDALYRITGGMHNIQQHTFGLARYTYMLLSSLCHGNGLPAAQIYSEGQFESPITQGAILNFNLKDCYGQIIGYSQVDRMASLYNIHLRTGCFCNTGACQSFLGITNQQMRRNLQAGHVCGDGIDLVDGQPTGSVRVSFGYMSTFEDCQKFLNFVVECFVEKPVTVDQVRIEKLKTATAASQDVNEYPIKIPNGEICKVDEKESPTEALLRGFGHRDSNSHEEAYTLTNIYIYPIKSCGAYEVNDWPVGPLGLLYDRSWMVVNGNGVCLSQKREPRLCLIHPQVHLPSNKLLLQASGIDSISVPLENNTQMHTSYRVCQSKVCGDRVETVDCGDEAASWLSNFLGQPCRLIRQSPDFTRDMKKRPSGGTETSILPVLLGSNLSVILCMSNPWSHILLILPGCGCDLAFLMLVTWNLGISYFSVTILTV
- the mocos gene encoding molybdenum cofactor sulfurase isoform X2; the encoded protein is MASRRDTFTQHVTTKATGLGALLVRNDAAGMLKKTYFGGGTAAAYLSGEDYYVQAANISDRFEDGTVSFLDIIAVNHGFDALYRITGGMHNIQQHTFGLARYTYMLLSSLCHGNGLPAAQIYSEGQFESPITQGAILNFNLKDCYGQIIGYSQVDRMASLYNIHLRTGCFCNTGACQSFLGITNQQMRRNLQAGHVCGDGIDLVDGQPTGSVRVSFGYMSTFEDCQKFLNFVVECFVEKPVTVDQVRIEKLKTATAASQDVNEYPIKIPNGEICKVDEKESPTEALLRGFGHRDSNSHEEAYTLTNIYIYPIKSCGAYEVNDWPVGPLGLLYDRSWMVVNGNGVCLSQKREPRLCLIHPQVHLPSNKLLLQASGIDSISVPLENNTQMHTSYRVCQSKVCGDRVETVDCGDEAASWLSNFLGQPCRLIRQSPDFTRDMKKRPSGGTETTATSTSLSLVNEAQYLMINRASVELIQKLMSSRQDDSEGDQLLDTQNIISRFRANLVIAGVEPFEEDNWPHLIIGNTPFVFAGQCGRCQMIGVDQETGTKTKEPLMSLAAYRNGKVTFGVYLTHQLPEGSTKASVLSAGSLIQPEPHRS